Part of the Mycoplasma mycoides subsp. mycoides SC str. PG1 genome is shown below.
ATATAAAATTGCTTGTTTTAATGAAGTTGAAGATAATTCTCCAACTGTTATTACATCACTTTTTAAACTATAAGTTTTACTAGCCATTTCTTTTATATATTTATGAACTAGTGGTCTATCAGTATAATATTTTCTACCATCACCAATCAAATCATCTTTAAAAGTTTTTGGTTTTGAAATTAAATTAATAACATCAAATCTTAAACCTTTAACACCTTTATCTAATCAATAATTAATAATTTTAAAAATATCATTTCTTAAAGCTTTATTTTTCCAATTTAAATCAGCTTGAGTTTTATCAAATAAGTGTAAATAGTATTTATCTAATGTTTTATTATATTCTCATACTGATCCACCAAGCTTACTTGTTCAATTATTTGGTAATTTATTTTTATTATCTACAAATATAAAACGCTTTTGATATTTTTTATTAGTTAAAGCTTTTAAAAATCACTCATGTTCAGTTGAACAATGATTAAAAATCATATCCATCATAATATAAATATTTCTTTTTTTAGCTTGATTAACTAAGTTATTAAAATCAGTCATACTACCAAACATTGGATCAATTTTTTTATAATCACTAACATCATATCCATTATCTTTTTTAGGAGATAAATAAATTGGATTTAATCAAATAAAATTTACACCTAGTTTTTTTTAAATAATCTAGTTTTTTAATAATTCCTTGTAGATCACCAATTCCATCATTATTAGTATCATAAAAAGATTGTGGATGAATTTCATACACAATCGCTTCTTTATAATTAATTTTTTTCATTTAAATATTATTTTTTAATTTTAATGATGGGATCGGTTTTAACATTTAATAAATCATTACGTAGTTTAACAAAGTTAGGTAGAGTTCCTAAAAATCAAGTTAATATCATAGTAACAATAGTTGTTAATATTGCACTTATCATAAATCAAGTATATCCAGATCCAATTCAAGTTGTAACTCCTTTAACTTTTGAACTAGCTTGAATTGATAAAACTCCTAATCAAGCACCAACTCCAATACCATTTGAAGTTACTCCTGAAATTATTAATAATAAAGCACCTGTTGCAGATCCAATAATTGCTGCTATAAATGGATATAAGAAACGTAAATTAATTCCATACATTGCTGGTTCAGTTACTGCTAGATAAGCTGAAACAGTAGCTGAAGCTCCAGCATCTTTTACTTTTTGATGTTTTCTATTTAAAATAGTAAACATTAATGACGCACTACCTTGTGCAATATTTGACATACATAAAATTGGGAAAATAAATGAACCACCAATTGTTGCTGTGTTTTGAATCATTACAGCATTATACATTGTATGTAATCCAGTAACAACAGTTGGAGCATATAATAATCCAAATATTGGAGCAAAGAAATATTTTGCAATTGGATGAGTTAATGCTCAACTTGAAGCAACTGAAATTGCAGAACCAATTACAAATCCAATAGGACCAATAATTGCTAATCCAACAGTATATGATAATACAATAACTAATAATGGAACAAAGATTTGTTTTAAAATAGCAGGAATAATTTTATTTAATCCTTTTTCTAAATAAACTCCAAAAAATGCTACACCAATTGCTGGTATTACTTGAGCAGTATATTGAAGTTTGCAAGGGAATTTAAATGCACCAAAATCAAAAGCAGGGGCATCTTTAAATATTCAAATGCTATCTTTTGCTAATGCTGAAATAGCATAAATATTTTCTAATGGTGGTAATAATAAAGTTAATCCAATAATAATTCCTAATACTGGAGAACCATCCATTTTTTTAAATATTGACCAGCAAATTGCTACTGGTAAATATCAAAAGACTGCTTGAGCAGGAATTCATAAAAATTCATTTAAACCTTTTGCAAATACTGATAAAGCAACTAATGATTTACCTTCACCAGTTCAATCAGTTTCTAAAATGTTTCTAAATCCTAAAATTAACCCACCAGCTACTAGTGCTGGAATTAAAGGAATAAATATTTCTGAAAAATGACGTAATAAACGTTGATAAAATTTTTGATTTGATTTTTGTTTTGCAGTTATACTTTGAGAGTTTGAATCACTTGTTTGTGGTTGTTGATTAGTTAAATAATTTTTAAATTCTTTGTAATAATTTGTTACATCAACACCAATCACAACATGATAAGCACCAACAGGTTTAACTACTCCTTTAACATTATCTAAAGCTTCAATTGCTTTAGTATCTGCCTTAGAATTATCTTTTAAAACTAATCTAAGGCGAGATATACAATGAGTATATGAAACAATGTTGTCAGCTCCACCAAGTAAACTAACTAGTTCTTTAACTTCTTCTGTATATGATTTTTTTGCCATAAAGATCTCATAATATGGAATTGTTTCCACACTACAATTATACAACAAAAAATGAAACAAAATTTTATCTATCTAAAACTTTAATTTCATAATTTAAGTATTTTTCATTTTGTTCATCTATAGGTTTGTTATTTAAAATTTTATTAATACTCTCATTTATTCTTTGTACTAGATTTTGATAATCAATAGCTATACAGTATTGTTTTTCAAAAATTGGTAATAACAAACTATTTTTTTGATAAATATCAGTTAAAGTAATGTTTTTAAACTTTTGATTAACTATATATTTTAATAAAATTTTATGACAAGTATGAGTTCCACAAAAAATGATTTTGTTATTTAGATTTAATTCTTTTATTAAATTATAAATACTAGTTTCACTATTATGTTCAAAAAATAAATAATCAAATTTAATATTTTTATTTTTAAATCAATTATTTAAACTATAAAAACGATCATATCCAGTTGATTTATTAGTTTCAGGTTTTTCACCAATATATAAAATTTGTTTTTGATGATCAAATTCATTTTGATTATTCATAGTTTCTAGTAACGAGATCATCATTTCTTGATCATTATTAATAAAATAAAATTTTCCTCAATCTTTTCCATAACTAATAAAAGGAATAGTAATTTTTTTTAAATAATCTCTAATTTTTAAATCATCACTAATAGCAAATAAAACTAAAGCAGCCGGTTTTCTTGCTACTACTTTTTTAAGTATTTTAAATAAGTTTCTTGATTATAAGTAGTTTGAATTACAAATACCATTGTTTCAGAAAATTCTAATTGTAGGTACTTTAAAATTTTTTTAATGACAAAAGTATTACTTTTAGTTAAATCTGGAATTAAAAAATAAACTTCTTGAATTTTTCTTTTAATTGAATGAGCTGCAAAATTAGGTGAAAAATTATATTTTTCAACTACTTTTTTAATTAGTTCTTTTTTTTGATCACTAACATAACCATTATTAAAATAACGTGAAACTGTTCCAACTCCAACATTACATTCTTTTGCTATTGTACTTATTGAAATTTTTTTATTTTTCATTTTTAACTCTTTTAATAAATCAATTTTGTTTAATCATTGGACTAATAATTATAAATAAAACACAATAAGTAAGTAAAACAGCAAAAAATAATATAAAAAAATAAGGAAAAGCAAAAGTTTTTACTCGTAAAAATTGAAATAATAATCCAACTACTAGTCCAATCAAAAAAAATATTAAATGATAAAATCAAGGAATTTTTTTAAATATTTTAGAGATCATTGTTTTATCTTTTGCTAAATTAAATTCATTCATACTTTTAGTCTCATAAATCTAAGTTTCTAAAATTATTTTATCATTTAAAAAAATAATACTTTTATTAGTTGATATATTACAAAACACTACCACTTTTTTAAACAATTTTTAATTTTAATAGGTGAATTATGGATCAAAATAAAACAAATAATCTGATTTTAGCTGGAGCTATTATTTCAATAATCGGTTCTGTTATTTCAGTATTTTTAATTGGTTATATGTTTTATATAAATATTTTATTTGGATATTATTTTCAATTTTTGGTGCTATTTTTAAAATCTTTTTTAATTTCATAGGTTTAGGATTAGCAATTAGTTCTGTAATTTTAAGTGTTTTATGTCTTGTTCCTAAATTTAAAAATAATAAAAAATTAGTTTTGGCAACTAATGTGTTTGGTGTTGCTTTTGGATTTATTGCTGGGGGAGTTTTATTAATAATTGGAGCTAATAACATATCAAGTTCAGCAGTTATAAGTACTACAAATACAGCTACTCAAATAATTAAAAATAATGAACAAATAAATAAGGAAATAATAAATCCAAAAATAGAAGAAAAAAATATTCATATTAAAAAATCAGAACAAAATTTAAACTTACTAAAAATTACTCAAAAACAATTTAAATATAAAAAACTGATTTTAGCTGGATTGATTTTAAGTTTAATAGGAGCAGTCATTGGAATTTCAATAAACGCTTTTTATACATTTGAAAATTGAACTCAGTTACACATATACATCAGACGACGTGAGATATATAGATATCTTGAGTTATTAATAATCGAAACGTCATTTTCAACTTTTAATTCAATAGGTTTATTTACACTTTTAATTATGAGTATTGTAGGTTTATCAGCACTTAAAAAGAATAAAGATATTCTTTTAATATTTATAGTAGCTATAGCAATCCCATTATTTAATCCAATATTTATAAATTCATTTGGTGGAATACTAATTTTAGTAGGTGTAATTATTAAAAAGATAATTGAGCAAAAAGAAGAAATTATTCAAAAAATTACAAAATAAGTCATAATAATTTAATTAAATATATAACAATGTAAGTTTTAAAACTTACTTTTTTTATTTTTATTTACTGTAAAACAAAAAAAGAAGATCAAAATGATCTTCTTAAATTATGTAAATTAAATTCTTATATAAATAATTAATTTATCTTATTAGTAATATGAATGTCAAATAGAACAATTTGTAAGATATTTGGTTGTTTAAATTTTAAAAATAAAGAGCACAGTAGTGCTCGAGTTTTCTAATGGTGCTGACTATAGGAATCGAACCTACGACCTACTGATTACAAGTCAGTTGCTCTGCCTGCTGAGCTAAGTCAGCATAAATAAAAAATGGTGGAGTGTATAGGACTTGAACCTATGACCGCCTGCTTGTAAGGCAGGAGCTCTCCCAGCTGAGCTAACACTCCGAAAATATGGTAGCCTGTACGGGGTTCGAACCC
Proteins encoded:
- a CDS encoding PTS transporter subunit EIIC, whose product is MAKKSYTEEVKELVSLLGGADNIVSYTHCISRLRLVLKDNSKADTKAIEALDNVKGVVKPVGAYHVVIGVDVTNYYKEFKNYLTNQQPQTSDSNSQSITAKQKSNQKFYQRLLRHFSEIFIPLIPALVAGGLILGFRNILETDWTGEGKSLVALSVFAKGLNEFLWIPAQAVFWYLPVAICWSIFKKMDGSPVLGIIIGLTLLLPPLENIYAISALAKDSIWIFKDAPAFDFGAFKFPCKLQYTAQVIPAIGVAFFGVYLEKGLNKIIPAILKQIFVPLLVIVLSYTVGLAIIGPIGFVIGSAISVASSWALTHPIAKYFFAPIFGLLYAPTVVTGLHTMYNAVMIQNTATIGGSFIFPILCMSNIAQGSASLMFTILNRKHQKVKDAGASATVSAYLAVTEPAMYGINLRFLYPFIAAIIGSATGALLLIISGVTSNGIGVGAWLGVLSIQASSKVKGVTTWIGSGYTWFMISAILTTIVTMILTWFLGTLPNFVKLRNDLLNVKTDPIIKIKK
- a CDS encoding LacI family DNA-binding transcriptional regulator encodes the protein MKNKKISISTIAKECNVGVGTVSRYFNNGYVSDQKKELIKKVVEKYNFSPNFAAHSIKRKIQEVYFLIPDLTKSNTFVIKKILKYLQLEFSETMVFVIQTTYNQETYLKYLKK
- a CDS encoding TIGR04570 family membrane protein, yielding MNEFNLAKDKTMISKIFKKIPWFYHLIFFLIGLVVGLLFQFLRVKTFAFPYFFILFFAVLLTYCVLFIIISPMIKQNWFIKRVKNEK